One segment of Streptomyces sp. NA02950 DNA contains the following:
- a CDS encoding Wzz/FepE/Etk N-terminal domain-containing protein yields the protein MTTGRTSEASAAAPLLDLQALVVAVRRRRRLWCSLALLGLLVGVAAAVLLPSPPTAVTKVLVTHQEDQPNDPGTLIRTDVALLHTTRIADKALRSLDSPETPEDFMQDYRAIGLTNNLLQINVTADSDAEAVTRAKALADAFVADHVKRMREAAKAEAKALLDQRDRMRNQLAKVNKAIGDRSPESDPKASAGIESLFARRAELTSRIADFDQRAEEARVGTPKLLVGTQIVDAPRAVRHSLPEAAATNAAIGLLLGLVLGLAVAAVGAVVADRPVLRREIAANLGASVIAELRRVPRRSTRLWQRRRIRAARIRLTTSLARTVRRSAEPVSLLELGCAHSTSVIALNVARALAAEGPVVIVDGLPGPQLANSRRRPGDPAVVSGERAAAMPRQVRRLGVGSVAPGTAWTDLQYLGTQTVLVVRAGHGSAAWLHTVARQLADQLIPVIGVVLIDPDPRDRTDGTVWDGPHTALRGQNERLARQNGTGGRRTERLPMWAARVPDSDQEAR from the coding sequence GTGACGACGGGCAGGACTTCGGAGGCGTCGGCCGCCGCTCCGCTCCTTGATTTGCAGGCGCTGGTGGTGGCGGTGCGGAGGCGGCGCCGCCTCTGGTGCTCCCTGGCGCTGCTGGGGCTGCTCGTCGGCGTGGCGGCGGCGGTCCTGCTGCCCTCGCCGCCGACCGCGGTGACCAAGGTCCTGGTCACGCATCAGGAGGACCAGCCGAACGACCCCGGAACGCTGATCCGCACCGATGTCGCGCTGCTGCACACCACGCGCATCGCCGACAAGGCCCTGCGGTCCCTCGACTCCCCGGAAACACCGGAGGACTTCATGCAGGACTACCGGGCCATCGGCTTGACCAACAACCTGTTGCAGATCAATGTGACGGCTGACAGCGACGCGGAAGCGGTGACCCGGGCCAAGGCGCTGGCCGACGCGTTCGTCGCGGACCATGTGAAGCGGATGCGGGAAGCCGCGAAGGCCGAGGCCAAGGCTCTGCTCGACCAGCGTGACCGTATGCGAAACCAACTCGCCAAGGTCAACAAGGCGATCGGAGACCGGTCACCGGAGAGCGACCCGAAGGCGTCGGCGGGCATCGAGTCGCTCTTCGCCCGCCGGGCCGAACTCACCTCGCGGATCGCCGATTTCGACCAGCGCGCCGAGGAGGCGCGCGTCGGCACGCCCAAGCTCCTCGTCGGCACACAGATCGTGGACGCCCCGCGCGCGGTGAGACACTCCCTGCCCGAGGCCGCTGCCACCAACGCGGCGATCGGGCTCCTCCTCGGGCTCGTCCTCGGGCTCGCGGTGGCCGCGGTCGGCGCGGTGGTGGCGGACCGCCCCGTGCTGCGCCGGGAGATCGCGGCGAACCTCGGCGCCTCGGTCATCGCGGAGCTGCGCCGTGTGCCCCGCCGGTCGACAAGGCTCTGGCAGCGCCGACGGATCCGCGCGGCACGGATAAGGCTCACCACGTCCCTGGCCCGTACCGTGCGCCGCTCCGCGGAACCGGTGTCGCTGCTGGAACTGGGCTGTGCGCACAGCACGAGCGTGATCGCCCTGAACGTCGCCAGGGCGCTGGCGGCGGAGGGGCCAGTGGTCATCGTCGATGGTCTGCCCGGCCCGCAGCTCGCCAACAGCCGCCGGCGGCCAGGAGACCCGGCCGTGGTCAGCGGCGAGCGTGCCGCGGCCATGCCGCGGCAGGTGCGCCGGCTCGGCGTCGGCTCGGTCGCGCCCGGCACGGCGTGGACCGACCTCCAGTACCTCGGCACCCAGACCGTGCTCGTCGTACGTGCCGGGCACGGCAGCGCCGCATGGCTGCACACCGTGGCGCGGCAACTCGCGGACCAGCTCATTCCGGTGATCGGTGTGGTGCTGATCGACCCCGATCCGCGTGACCGGACCGACGGCACTGTGTGGGACGGGCCGCACACCGCGCTGCGCGGCCAGAACGAGCGGCTGGCCCGACAGAACGGGACGGGCGGGCGGCGGACGGAGCGGCTGCCGATGTGGGCGGCACGGGTCCCGGACAGCGACCAGGAGGCGCGGTAG
- a CDS encoding glycosyltransferase family 4 protein, with protein MPGDTTSGHGPGRRALILVENLSVPFDRRVWQECTTLRDAGWKVNVICPQGTKRDTELEAEVDGVRIHRYPLRAATGGPTGYLREYGSALWHTVRLARKVGPVDVVHACNPPDLLFLPALLLKRRGTRFVFDQHDLVPELYLSRFGRGKDLLYRAVCALERRTYRAADVVLATNESYRDVAVRRGGRRPADVFVVRSAPDIDRFHPVPPEPELKRGKPHLLCYLGVMGPQDGVDYALRALAKLRDDLGRTDWHAVFVGAGDTFDAMVELSRRLGLSEQVQFTGRVPDADLVRYLSTADVCLSPDPRNPLNDVSTMNKVLEYMVMGRPIVSFDLREARVSAGDAAVYASANDEAEFAELIALLLDDPEKRAHMGKIGQERISGSLSWRNSQASLLAAYAAACRDHAPVSAGAPDRAGRRPRR; from the coding sequence TTGCCTGGTGACACGACCAGCGGCCACGGTCCGGGCCGTCGCGCGCTGATCCTGGTGGAGAACCTGTCGGTGCCGTTCGACCGGCGGGTGTGGCAGGAGTGCACGACGCTGCGCGACGCGGGCTGGAAGGTGAACGTCATCTGCCCCCAAGGGACCAAGCGGGACACGGAGTTGGAGGCGGAGGTCGACGGGGTGCGGATCCACCGCTACCCGTTGCGCGCGGCCACCGGAGGGCCGACCGGCTACCTGCGCGAGTACGGATCGGCGTTGTGGCATACGGTCCGGCTGGCCCGGAAGGTCGGCCCGGTCGATGTGGTCCACGCCTGCAATCCGCCCGACCTGCTGTTCCTGCCGGCGCTGTTGCTGAAGCGGCGCGGCACGCGGTTCGTCTTCGACCAACACGACCTGGTACCCGAGCTGTACCTCTCCCGGTTCGGCCGCGGCAAGGATCTGCTCTACCGCGCCGTGTGCGCATTGGAACGGCGGACCTACCGGGCCGCGGACGTCGTGCTCGCCACGAACGAGAGCTACCGGGACGTCGCGGTGCGCCGTGGCGGTCGACGACCGGCGGACGTTTTCGTGGTGCGCAGCGCGCCCGACATCGACCGGTTCCACCCCGTACCGCCCGAGCCCGAGCTGAAGCGCGGCAAGCCTCATCTGCTGTGCTACCTCGGCGTCATGGGCCCGCAGGACGGCGTCGACTACGCCCTGCGAGCCCTCGCGAAACTGCGCGACGACCTCGGGCGGACCGACTGGCACGCGGTGTTCGTCGGCGCCGGCGACACCTTCGACGCGATGGTGGAGCTCTCCCGGCGGCTCGGGCTCTCGGAGCAGGTGCAGTTCACCGGGCGCGTACCGGACGCCGATCTGGTGCGCTACCTGTCCACCGCGGACGTGTGCCTCTCCCCCGACCCGCGCAATCCGCTCAATGACGTGTCGACCATGAACAAGGTCCTGGAGTACATGGTGATGGGCCGGCCGATCGTCTCGTTCGACCTCCGGGAGGCGCGAGTCTCCGCCGGTGACGCCGCCGTCTACGCGTCCGCCAACGACGAAGCCGAGTTCGCCGAGCTCATCGCGCTGCTGCTGGACGATCCGGAGAAGCGGGCCCACATGGGCAAGATCGGCCAGGAGCGGATCAGCGGGTCGCTCTCCTGGCGGAACTCGCAAGCGTCGCTGCTCGCCGCCTACGCCGCCGCCTGCCGCGACCACGCTCCGGTGTCGGCGGGCGCCCCGGACCGGGCAGGGCGGAGGCCGCGCCGTTGA
- a CDS encoding nucleotide sugar dehydrogenase encodes MRVSVFGLGYVGCVSAACLAGMGHEVIGVDVNQVKVDLVNDGKAPVVEERIGELIADVVRTGALRATGDVREAIMGSEVSLVCVGTPSEPNGSLCTTYLERVTEQIGAALAEGAEQGGRHTVVFRSTMLPGTCLNLLVPLLEKYVGGTAGVDIGVAVNPEFLREGTSVRDFFDPPKTVIGELDPASGDAVMALYDGLPGEVFRVPVPTAEAIKYADNAFHGLKIGFANELGAVCQALGVDSHQVMDVFLADRKLNISPAYLRPGFAFGGSCLPKDLRSLVHAAQRADVSVPILSHVLPSNADHLQRAVELVERAGKRRVGLFGLSFKPGTDDLRESPLVELAERLFGKGYDLKIYDANVSLSRLLGANREYIETRLPHLAQLLADSVDEVLDHAEVCLVGTKDPAVLSALPQGGGPLIVDLVRLPDAEARRAEPGYMGLAW; translated from the coding sequence ATGAGAGTCAGCGTTTTCGGGCTCGGCTATGTGGGCTGCGTGTCGGCCGCGTGTCTGGCCGGCATGGGTCACGAGGTCATCGGGGTGGACGTGAACCAGGTGAAGGTCGACCTGGTCAACGACGGCAAGGCCCCGGTGGTCGAGGAGCGGATCGGCGAGCTCATCGCCGACGTCGTGCGGACCGGAGCGTTACGCGCCACCGGCGACGTCCGCGAGGCGATCATGGGCAGCGAGGTGTCGCTGGTCTGCGTGGGCACACCGTCCGAGCCCAACGGCAGCCTGTGCACCACGTACTTGGAACGCGTCACCGAGCAGATCGGCGCCGCGCTGGCCGAGGGGGCCGAGCAGGGGGGCCGGCACACCGTCGTGTTCCGCAGCACCATGCTCCCGGGCACCTGTCTGAACCTGCTGGTACCGCTTCTGGAGAAATACGTCGGCGGCACGGCCGGAGTGGACATCGGGGTCGCGGTCAACCCGGAGTTCCTGCGCGAGGGCACGAGCGTGCGGGACTTCTTCGACCCGCCCAAGACCGTCATCGGCGAGCTCGACCCGGCAAGCGGTGATGCGGTGATGGCGCTGTACGACGGCTTGCCCGGCGAGGTGTTCCGGGTGCCGGTCCCGACGGCCGAGGCGATCAAATACGCGGACAACGCGTTCCACGGCCTCAAGATCGGCTTCGCGAACGAGCTGGGCGCGGTGTGCCAGGCGCTCGGGGTGGACTCCCACCAGGTGATGGACGTGTTCCTGGCCGACCGCAAGCTGAACATCAGCCCCGCCTACCTGCGGCCCGGCTTCGCCTTCGGAGGCTCCTGCCTGCCCAAGGACCTGCGCAGCCTGGTCCACGCGGCGCAGCGGGCCGATGTCTCGGTGCCCATCCTGTCCCACGTGCTGCCCTCCAACGCCGACCATCTACAGCGCGCGGTGGAGCTGGTCGAACGGGCCGGCAAGCGCCGGGTGGGCCTGTTCGGGCTGTCGTTCAAACCCGGCACCGACGACCTCCGTGAGAGCCCGCTCGTCGAGCTGGCGGAGCGACTCTTCGGCAAGGGGTACGACCTGAAGATCTACGACGCCAATGTGAGCCTGTCCCGGCTGCTCGGCGCGAACCGCGAGTACATCGAGACCCGGCTGCCGCACCTCGCGCAACTGCTCGCGGACTCCGTCGACGAGGTGCTCGACCACGCCGAGGTGTGCCTGGTCGGGACCAAGGATCCGGCCGTCCTCTCGGCGCTGCCCCAGGGCGGCGGACCGTTGATCGTCGACCTCGTCCGCCTTCCCGACGCCGAGGCGCGCCGGGCCGAACCGGGGTACATGGGCCTTGCCTGGTGA
- a CDS encoding Wzz/FepE/Etk N-terminal domain-containing protein, with protein MSDDPIRLVTIGRIIRRRWRLLTLLAVVGALVGYGTSLLFPPRYTTSASVLLPGAWEERELLTQTEIATSSVVVDRAAATLGWTGVSGSELRDRVSAKGTDGNIIKISGTAETPERAQQLSDQVAQQFVTFAARIVDDNTDPEAAAQLEELQQMVVQTSRRITELADAADPGQTVEGVQTRTELEKLRTSMQEAISKLDEADPAATKANMVVMGPAARPAGEAPPTRTQLIVAGALLFFLLAVIGHLTAARMSRRLRTQPEIAAALGSVLLGTVDVPGERRAHRPEDRGPWARVRRLLGVDIRWDIPTPQTSGDEASRQIRYRRVCARLRDQASAPQRLLVVVPDGDEIARRAAGQLAAEAESDPSPTSSSGGYPMLRVVGVSVSQPMVPDRGDESGALVVLSAGSWTAGELAGIAEACADAKHEVVGIVLAGTVRARSSRTAGHAPRHATPAMAVGDDARGGSV; from the coding sequence TTGAGCGATGACCCGATACGCCTGGTCACGATCGGGCGGATTATCCGCCGGCGCTGGCGGCTGCTCACCCTCCTCGCCGTGGTGGGTGCGCTCGTCGGATACGGCACTTCTTTGCTGTTTCCGCCGCGCTACACGACGTCGGCGTCGGTACTGCTGCCGGGGGCGTGGGAGGAGCGCGAGCTGCTGACGCAGACGGAGATCGCGACCAGTTCGGTGGTGGTCGACCGCGCGGCCGCCACGCTCGGCTGGACCGGGGTCAGCGGCAGCGAGCTGCGGGATCGGGTGAGCGCCAAAGGCACCGACGGGAACATCATCAAGATCTCGGGCACGGCCGAGACACCGGAGCGCGCACAGCAACTCTCCGACCAGGTGGCCCAGCAGTTCGTCACATTCGCCGCGCGGATCGTGGACGACAACACCGATCCCGAAGCGGCGGCGCAGCTCGAGGAGCTACAGCAGATGGTGGTGCAGACCAGCCGCCGCATCACCGAGCTGGCCGACGCGGCCGATCCGGGGCAGACCGTGGAGGGCGTGCAGACCCGCACCGAGCTCGAGAAGCTGCGTACCTCCATGCAGGAGGCCATCAGCAAGCTGGACGAGGCCGACCCGGCTGCCACCAAGGCCAACATGGTCGTCATGGGGCCGGCGGCCCGGCCGGCCGGCGAGGCACCACCGACGAGGACGCAGCTCATCGTCGCCGGGGCGCTGCTGTTCTTCCTGCTCGCGGTCATCGGCCATCTCACCGCCGCACGGATGAGCCGCCGGCTGCGCACCCAACCGGAGATCGCCGCGGCGCTGGGCTCGGTGCTGCTGGGTACCGTCGACGTACCTGGTGAACGGCGCGCGCACCGGCCGGAAGACCGTGGCCCGTGGGCCCGGGTCCGCCGGCTGCTGGGCGTCGACATCCGGTGGGACATACCGACCCCGCAGACGTCCGGCGACGAGGCCAGCAGGCAGATCCGCTACCGGCGGGTGTGCGCCCGCCTCCGGGACCAGGCGTCGGCCCCCCAGCGGCTGCTGGTTGTCGTCCCGGACGGCGACGAGATCGCCCGCCGGGCCGCCGGGCAGCTCGCCGCCGAGGCCGAGAGCGATCCTTCCCCCACCTCTTCGAGCGGGGGATACCCCATGCTGCGGGTGGTGGGGGTTTCGGTGTCCCAGCCGATGGTGCCGGACCGCGGCGACGAGTCCGGTGCCCTGGTCGTGCTGAGCGCGGGCAGCTGGACCGCGGGGGAGCTCGCCGGCATCGCCGAGGCGTGTGCGGACGCCAAGCACGAGGTCGTTGGCATCGTCCTCGCCGGCACGGTCCGGGCCCGTTCGTCGCGGACCGCGGGCCATGCTCCGCGTCACGCCACGCCGGCGATGGCGGTTGGCGACGACGCGAGGGGAGGTTCGGTGTGA
- a CDS encoding sugar transferase yields MRKGVLVSPFPSARERLANEAISQPAIDWEQRYRRTVITSDTVATAFVVAAIGNFFGARDAANWHEKWGILAFGTELLVLGALAVSRSWAPAVLGQGAEEFRRLGRALFTATVVLALGGIALTSRNIKLWIFVAIPAIALVTMTARYLLRLWLHKQRKEGRCLRPVLAAGSLATVRDLITRTRKFPHLGWRVDAVCTTDGLGLDGDQLDGVPVVGRLTDVAGHVHRDGYRVVAITPDPHWSPDRLQRLAWSLEGSEAEMVVAPVLMEVASPRLHIDAVLGIPLLRVSMPTFTGGRRAVKGVVDRMGAAILLMLFAPLMVFVGLLVLVDSRGGAFYRQRRVGKDGREFTILKFRTMVAGADGARAELADRNEGAGLLFKLRRDPRVTRVGAVLRRYSIDELPQLFNVLTGSMSLVGPRPPLPEETAAYGPDIRRRLLVKPGLTGLWQISGRSDLSWEEAVRLDLRYVEDWSLALDTVILWKTLRAVVYGQGAY; encoded by the coding sequence GTGCGGAAAGGGGTATTAGTCAGCCCGTTTCCGTCGGCGCGCGAGCGTCTGGCGAACGAGGCAATCAGCCAACCCGCGATCGATTGGGAGCAGCGGTACCGCCGTACCGTGATCACCAGCGACACCGTGGCCACCGCCTTCGTGGTGGCGGCGATCGGCAACTTCTTCGGGGCCCGGGACGCGGCCAACTGGCACGAGAAGTGGGGAATTCTCGCGTTCGGCACCGAGCTGCTGGTGCTGGGGGCGCTTGCGGTGAGCCGGTCATGGGCTCCGGCCGTGCTCGGCCAGGGCGCCGAGGAATTCCGCCGGCTCGGACGCGCGCTGTTCACGGCGACCGTCGTACTGGCGCTCGGCGGCATCGCCCTCACCTCGCGCAACATCAAGCTCTGGATCTTCGTCGCGATCCCCGCGATCGCGCTCGTCACCATGACCGCGCGGTATCTGCTGCGCCTCTGGCTGCACAAACAGCGGAAGGAAGGACGGTGCCTGCGACCGGTGCTCGCTGCCGGGAGCCTGGCCACCGTGCGCGACCTGATCACCCGAACCCGCAAGTTCCCGCACCTCGGCTGGCGGGTGGACGCCGTGTGCACGACGGACGGTCTCGGGCTCGACGGTGACCAACTGGACGGAGTGCCGGTCGTCGGCCGACTGACGGACGTCGCGGGCCACGTCCACCGCGACGGCTACCGAGTCGTCGCGATCACACCGGATCCGCATTGGTCACCGGACCGGCTGCAACGGCTTGCCTGGAGCCTGGAAGGCAGCGAGGCCGAGATGGTCGTGGCCCCCGTGCTGATGGAAGTGGCCAGCCCGCGGCTGCACATCGACGCGGTGCTCGGGATCCCGCTGCTGCGGGTCAGCATGCCGACCTTCACCGGGGGCCGCCGGGCGGTCAAAGGGGTCGTCGACCGGATGGGCGCGGCGATCCTGCTGATGCTGTTCGCGCCGCTGATGGTGTTCGTCGGACTGCTCGTGCTGGTGGACAGCCGGGGTGGGGCGTTCTACCGCCAGCGCAGGGTCGGCAAGGACGGCCGCGAGTTCACCATTCTCAAGTTCCGCACCATGGTCGCCGGGGCTGACGGGGCACGTGCCGAGCTGGCCGACCGCAACGAGGGCGCCGGCCTGCTGTTCAAGCTCCGCCGGGATCCGCGGGTGACCCGGGTGGGAGCAGTGCTGCGCCGGTACTCGATCGATGAGCTCCCGCAGCTTTTCAACGTGCTCACCGGATCGATGTCGCTCGTCGGTCCGCGGCCTCCGCTACCGGAGGAAACCGCTGCGTACGGCCCGGACATCCGGCGCCGGCTGCTGGTCAAGCCCGGACTCACCGGCCTGTGGCAGATCAGCGGACGCAGCGACCTGTCGTGGGAGGAGGCGGTCCGGCTGGACCTGCGGTACGTGGAGGACTGGTCGCTCGCCCTGGACACAGTGATCTTGTGGAAGACGCTGCGTGCGGTGGTCTACGGGCAGGGGGCCTACTGA
- the asnB gene encoding asparagine synthase (glutamine-hydrolyzing): MCGIAGTYRWPDGKVVTDRLTDTLAHRGPDAAGRYSHSAGGGEVHLGHRRLAIIDLSGTGAQPMVSGGLALTYNGELYNAPELRAELTAAGVRFRGTSDTEVVLEAWRRWGTDCLPRLRGMFAFAIFDERTGDLVLARDQLGIKPLFLLRRGEGLVFASELKALAAVTGGSLEVDHTALVASLLYYWVPDSRCAFREAEKLPPGSWLRCRADGRVERGRYWNLKDVAAEARERARSGEQPDLAAIVEESTRRHMLSDVPVATFLSGGLDSSYLTALAARHQPGISAYTIGFRAEDARFEAMPDDLRYARQVAERFGVDLHEIEIAPNVLDLLPRMTYHLDEPIGDPAAINTFLICSAAREAGVKVMLSGMGADELFAGYRKHLANLLALRYQRIPRPLRRGLSATVDRLPVATARRGYRSVRFAKRFLSFADLPEETAFRRSYTMYDQDELLALVDPDLAGTVEDVLREHADIYQDNDLDDFVNRMCLGDARMFLPGLNLTYTDRSSMAASTEVRVPYVDVEVVKAAFAVPGNRKIVGRQGKAVLKEAAGSILPREIVYRPKGLFSAPLRAWMSRDLAPLVREVVNDGMLVRSGFLRRDALARLVAEDAAGQRDFSKHLWHVLTLEYWYRGATSGSGQNSPLTA, translated from the coding sequence ATGTGTGGCATCGCAGGCACGTACCGATGGCCGGACGGGAAGGTCGTGACCGACCGGCTCACCGATACCCTCGCCCACCGCGGTCCGGACGCGGCGGGCCGGTACAGCCACTCCGCCGGTGGCGGCGAAGTGCACCTCGGGCACCGTCGGTTGGCCATCATCGACCTGTCCGGGACCGGCGCCCAGCCGATGGTCTCGGGCGGCCTCGCCCTGACGTACAACGGCGAGCTGTACAACGCGCCCGAACTGCGTGCCGAGCTGACGGCCGCGGGGGTGCGCTTCCGCGGTACCTCCGACACCGAGGTGGTCCTCGAGGCCTGGCGGCGCTGGGGGACGGACTGCCTGCCCCGGCTGCGCGGCATGTTCGCGTTCGCGATCTTCGACGAGCGAACCGGTGACCTGGTGCTCGCCCGCGACCAGCTGGGCATCAAGCCGCTGTTCCTGCTCCGGCGCGGCGAGGGTCTGGTGTTCGCCTCCGAACTCAAGGCGCTCGCCGCCGTGACCGGCGGGTCGCTGGAAGTGGACCATACGGCGCTGGTGGCCTCGCTGTTGTACTACTGGGTGCCGGACTCGCGCTGCGCGTTCCGCGAGGCGGAGAAGCTGCCGCCGGGGAGCTGGCTCAGGTGCCGGGCCGACGGCCGGGTGGAGCGCGGCCGGTACTGGAACCTGAAGGACGTCGCCGCCGAGGCCCGGGAGCGGGCCCGGAGCGGTGAACAGCCGGACCTGGCCGCCATCGTCGAGGAGTCGACCCGGCGGCATATGCTCTCCGACGTACCCGTGGCGACCTTCCTCTCCGGCGGTCTCGACTCCAGCTATCTGACCGCGCTGGCGGCCCGCCACCAGCCTGGGATCTCCGCTTACACGATCGGGTTCCGCGCCGAGGACGCCAGGTTCGAGGCGATGCCGGACGACCTGCGCTACGCCCGGCAGGTGGCCGAGCGGTTCGGCGTCGACCTGCACGAGATCGAGATCGCCCCGAATGTGCTCGACCTGCTGCCGCGGATGACGTACCACCTGGACGAGCCGATCGGCGACCCCGCCGCGATCAACACGTTCCTGATCTGCTCGGCCGCCCGGGAGGCCGGGGTCAAGGTGATGCTCTCGGGGATGGGTGCCGATGAGCTGTTCGCCGGTTACCGCAAGCACCTGGCCAACCTGCTCGCGCTGCGCTACCAGCGCATCCCGCGGCCCCTGCGGCGCGGCCTGTCCGCGACCGTGGACCGGCTGCCGGTCGCCACGGCCCGCCGGGGGTACCGGTCGGTGCGCTTCGCGAAGCGGTTCCTCTCCTTCGCCGATCTGCCGGAGGAGACCGCGTTCCGGCGCAGTTACACCATGTACGACCAGGACGAGCTGCTCGCCCTGGTCGATCCGGACCTGGCCGGGACGGTCGAGGACGTGCTGAGGGAGCATGCGGACATCTACCAGGACAATGACCTCGACGACTTCGTCAACCGCATGTGCCTGGGCGACGCCCGGATGTTCCTGCCGGGCCTGAACCTCACGTACACGGACCGGTCGAGCATGGCCGCGTCGACCGAGGTGCGGGTGCCGTATGTGGACGTCGAGGTGGTGAAGGCGGCGTTCGCCGTGCCGGGCAATCGCAAGATCGTCGGACGGCAGGGCAAGGCCGTCCTCAAGGAGGCGGCCGGCTCGATCCTGCCCCGGGAGATCGTGTACCGGCCCAAGGGCCTGTTCAGCGCCCCGCTGCGCGCCTGGATGAGCCGGGATCTGGCACCGCTGGTGCGCGAGGTGGTGAACGACGGCATGCTCGTCCGCTCCGGCTTCCTGCGCCGCGACGCGCTGGCGCGGCTCGTCGCCGAGGACGCCGCGGGGCAGCGGGACTTCTCCAAGCATCTGTGGCATGTGCTGACCCTCGAGTACTGGTATCGCGGCGCGACCTCCGGGTCCGGCCAGAACTCCCCCTTGACGGCGTAG